The Onthophagus taurus isolate NC chromosome 2, IU_Otau_3.0, whole genome shotgun sequence genome includes a window with the following:
- the LOC111420985 gene encoding tubulin beta chain-like — protein sequence MREIVHIQAGQCGNNIGAKFWEVISDEHGIDPTGTYHGDSDLQLERINVYFNEATGGKYVPRAVLVDLEPGTMDSVRSGPFGQIFRPDNFVFGQSGAGNNWAKGHYTEGAELVDSVLDVVRKEAEGCDCMQGFQLTHSLGGGTGSGLGTLLISKIREEYPDRIMNTFSIVPSPKVSDVVVEPYNATLSVHQLVENTDETYCIDNEALYDICFRTLKLTTPTYGDLNHLVSATLSGITTCLRFPGQLNSDLRKLAVNMIPFPRLHFFMPGFAPLTSRGSQQYRALTVPELVLQMFDAKNMMTACDPRHGRYLTVAAIFRGRMSTKEVDEQMLNIQNKNSSYFVEWIPNNVKTAVCDIPPRGLKMSSTFIGNSTCIQELFKRVSEQFTAMFRRKAFLHWYTGEGMDEMEFTEAESNMNDLVSEYQQYQDASAEEEGEVDEEEEGEGE from the exons ATGAGGGAAATCGTGCACATACAAGCTGGTCAATGCGGAAATAACATTGGTGCTAAG TTTTGGGAAGTAATATCTGATGAACACGGCATTGATCCCACCGGAACATATCATGGTGATTCAGATCTACAATTAGAACGTATTAACGTGTATTTTAATGAAGCGACCGGTGGCAAATATGTTCCCCGCGCAGTTTTGGTCGATTTAGAACCCGGAACTATGGATTCCGTACGTTCAGGCCCTTTCGGACAAATTTTTAGGCCagataattttgtttttggacAAAGCGGTGCTGGGAATAACTGGGCAAAAGGACATTACACCGAAGGAGCAGAATTGGTTGATTCAGTTTTGGATGTTGTTCGAAAAGAAGCTGAAGGGTGTGATTGCATGCAAGGTTTTCAATTGACGCATTCTTTAGGGGGTGGAACCGGTTCGGGATTAGGAACGTTATTAATTTCGAAAATACGCGAAGAGTACCCCGACAGGATTATGAATACTTTTTCGATTGTTCCATCCCCGAAGGTGTCGGATGTTGTGGTTGAACCTTATAATGCTACGTTATCGGTGCATCAATTGGTTGAAAATACAGATGAGACTTATTGTATAGATAATGAAGCCTTGTATGATATTTGTTTCCGCACTTTAAAGTTAACAACGCCCACGTATGGAGATTTGAATCATTTAGTGTCTGCAACGTTGTCCGGAATCACCACGTGCTTGCGATTTCCGGGTCAACTAAACTCTGATTTAAGAAAACTAGCTGTTAATATGATACCGTTTCCCCGTCTTCACTTTTTCATGCCAGGATTCGCCCCATTAACATCAAGAGGGAGTCAACAATATCGTGCGTTAACCGTTCCTGAGTTAGTTCTACAAATGTTTGATGCTAAAAACATGATGACAGCTTGCGATCCTCGTCACGGAAGATATCTCACTGTTGCCGCAATTTTCCGCGGACGTATGTCCACGAAGGAGGTTGATGAACAGATGCTTAAcatccaaaataaaaatagcagtTATTTCGTCGAATGGATACCTAACAATGTTAAAACGGCGGTTTGTGATATCCCACCGCGAGGATTAAAAATGTCGTCAACATTTATTGGAAACTCAACGTGCATTCAAGAACTTTTCAAACGCGTTTCCGAACAATTTACGGCAATGTTTAGAAGAAAGGCTTTCCTCCATTGGTACACAGGCGAAGGAATGGACGAAATGGAATTTACAGAAGCAGAATCAAACATGAACGACTTAGTATCTGAATATCAACAATATCAAGACGCGAGCGCCGAAGAAGAAGGGGAAGTCGACGAAGAGGAAGAAGGAGAAGGAGAATAA